acttgtagaaaatttaactcCGCATACTTTTCACACAGCACTAACATATAAAACCGATTTTATCTCCGCGCGGTACTTgttcatttaatttacataaatctcACATAGGAATCTCATGAACTTAACAACAGCTGACATTTATTACTTAACAGCATATCACAATCACGTACAGAGCTACATGAAATAATGCagaacttaaatatttattcacaaGAATATTCGGAATGCATCCATTCATGTAGCTTTGGtaacacaaaattataacttaaaaagATCATAACAAATATCTTATTCCCGTTAACGatatcgatatatgtatatgtgttattattatatcacaaataaaattcattttcatGTACAGCTTTTCTTATATATCGCAGTTATATATCGCATCTTTTATATCATAATGTATaagcatatttaaaataaccaATTTTCGAagcgtaaattatttataatcattttgGTATAATCTTTGTGTAACTTTAATTcgctattattacataaaataacaattattaaaaaatgttaatacaaCGTATGACGCAACATAAGTTGATACAACCTATATTTGAGaactaatttaatattgtattatattaaattaaattaatacgtaatgcatataatacaattattatgcTCATATTTCActtgtacatttaaaaaattgaaagactaaaattttacgactttAGGACATACCACAAGGTGATATGTAGAAAGTCGTGGCACTAAAAGTAAaatcgatttataatttataaatagcaGCAGGAATGTTAAATCATATACCTAATTTAAAAAGTGATTTATAAagtactattattttttgtcaaaGCTGCTTTAAGTAATtctgaattttataatattatctcgGACGATAAATATCTACTTTAATATCAATCGTGCGTATTCAAATGCATACTGGTTCATCTCTTCAATACATGTGAATATATAGACATTCATATAGTAATCAATAATGCCTCACAGTTAtcaattatcattatattacaCTCTGCgtcattataaattaatagtaGATTATTATGGTGGTTTACGCTACAAGAAAGATAATGCACCGTTTTGCGATTTCCCTAAATAGTTATCTATACGTTTGAGGCAACTTACATCTTATATGCAAGATAATTATCAATCTCTCATCAACACCGCAATATAACAAGATTATATTGCgcatatatttgtatcttgaaattagaaatttatcatattatgcCATAAATCAGCCCAGATAAGGATATCTATGATTCTACGTATAAGCCATAAAATAACATCAATTGTTCTAGTAAGATAGATACATGGcatttaaatttgtaacaGAAGTAAATAAGACTCATATTATGTTGTAAGCAGTTTATATCTTTGGCATACGTATATTAGTGTTCGAATTCTCAGATATCTGGATATTCGCATGCGTTGTTACGAGAGTTTTgctttatgttatattttatgaatctcTTTTATggcaatatgataaaataatttctcaaatgACGGTGTATATATTGTCTACCGGTACAGTTTCCATTTATTCTAAAGCTGGTGGCAGCAAGTACCGCCAGGCGTGTTCCAAGTCCCTGCTGGCATCCGAGCAACGTCGCTGTAATTTATCCTCCGGTGGAAGTGTTGCAATAGGAAACTCACCCTGTAAAAATTGAGAGACTATGTTAGCACTTGCATATAACATTGCGCGATGCACCGCTTGCGAGATATATCCTACCAAGTTTGCGTCTGTCCACAATGTCTCCAAGACCTCTTTAAAAGCACAGAGCTCAATATAATTCGTGAAGTATATGACCCAATCGCCGCTACTTTCGTGCACCTCCCGACATGCGAATTCCTGCAGACATATCAAAAGTTTTATTGGCAAACTCCATTCAGTGAAAAGACATGGAATTAACAGTCTATGCATGTTTTACTCTTGATTAGTATATATTTACCAGTATACACCACGATTGTTGTACCAACGGCACTCTAAATGCCGCTAGATCCTTGATGGAAGCGCACGAGAGTGTTTGGCCTCTCTGCGTGCCGGGATGGACCTCTTTCATCGCCACTAAGTGTTTCGTAGTCGTGACAAGGGTGCAAGGTAATGGCTCTCTCTTTTCCGTACTATCGAATAGACCCGATGCGCTCTGAACGAAGCTCTGTAACCATTCAGAAGCAACGTATTCATCCGGGGCAGCAAATTGGTACGACTTGTTGGGCTTCAGCAGTATTTCGAAAGTGTGCGGTCGATGAGAATTGGGAATCCTTCTGCAACCTTGGCATAAGCCGCCTTTTAACGGTATAGCACGCTTGGGAAGCCGTTGATTCGAATCCGTGAACATATAAACCACTCCGCCTTTCAGAACGAAATAGCCGGCTTCCCAGGGATTCGTGGGTGCGTTCGGATGCAAGTGCTGGTAAGTATGTGGCCGGAACATGAGATCGCCCTCTTTCATTGGCCCACACGGGGTACTAGGCGGCGAAATATGTTCGTCTTCCATATAAATAAGACTGTAATGTTCTATTTTCTCATCCTATGAAAACAATAGAAAACATTAAAAGTAGATTCTATAATAATGCACAAATAACAACATATAAaacaacaatataaaaaaaagaatattctgtattaatatttcaaaagttgtGTGATGAAGAATGACTCTTCCTTAGAATTTCTTTTCTAAtctattttgagaaatttttcaaagaacgaAACTACgctttcacaatttttaaaaatagatttacgTACGGGATGCACGGCTGTATCAGTAAGAATTGAATTCCTCAGAATGTGCATATCTTCGTAATTCAGTTCTTTAACAGCAGGAAGTTTTGGTTTTGTCGGCGATCGTCTCATGGCCATCTCTAAGTGGCCGATTAATTCTGAGGTAGTTTGCGAGCTGCCAGTGGAAAATAGATATTGCATTTCGCAATCGGCGttggaaattaaaatactcTGTGCATTCGGGCCGATCTGTATATgtatgaaacaaatatatatcgattAGCAAAGTACATGCATCAGTCAAGGGAAAAAAGTACagttatttaaacatttcttaCCATAATAACATCTAGTTCATTATAAGGAATAACGAACTGATTACTATACGAATGGTCGATTTTCGAACTAGTTAGATATAGCGTTTTGTCCGTCAATAACGCGATCATCGGCTTGCTCTCGCCATTTGTCATGTATGAACTTCGCACTTTGTATACTTTATATAGCTCCTCCGTTTTGTCACGATAGATATGTCTCTTGAAAAGTTCACGTAGCTTTAGGCTTACTTTCTCGCCGCTGAATTCCTGCTTCTCGGCAGCCACGTTCTCTTGGATCTCTTTATCGAGATTATCGTTAAAATCTTTGAAAGAATCGTAGCTCATCTTGATTCCTTTGATGTATAAAGTATTCGTCTTCGGTGATTTCTTGTTCTTCTTCACCTCGAACTTTCTCTCGGTGATCGATTTTAGAAATCTGCTCAGTAACGACGTCTTCGACGGTGCCTGACGCAAAGGCGGCGCCAAAAGCTTACTGCTACTCTCACCCGTTAGTATCGCCGTCATATTGCGTTTCTTCGACGGTGAGACCAAGTGTCGATTACTCTTGCGTTCATCCAACTCGGATGTCACGCTGTCCGCGTCCGACCAATCGTTCGAACTGGCATATTTCTTCGGATTCACCGACTGCGGCATCTCCAGCTTAGATGGTGGATCCTCGACGATGTTACCGTACGCCTTTTCGACGATGTAGGCTTCCTGGGCCTCATTCTCTCCCAATTCTATTTCCATCTTAGGCCTCAGACTCTTGCCCGGATCCTCTTGACCCTCCGGCGCTCCGCGCTCCGACAACGATAAATTGCAATTGCACCTGCAATTGCGCTGACACGGCATGTCGATACATAGTTTCGACAATTCCTTATCGGTTCCATCGCCGTCGAAGGCGctcgacgatgacgacgagaaCGAGTAGCAGTCCGAGTGCACGTTCCTGCCGGCATTCATGTTCTTCTGCATATACGGCGAATCTCCGTGCGCGCACCAACTGTATCTGCCTTTCTGAGCGTCCCTCTTTAGAACGGAACTAGGCAGCAAGAAACTCATGGAGAAATCGGCAAAATTCTCGTCATCTTCCAGCTTCATTGTTTTCAGAATATCTTCGTGAAAACTGACTCGCTTCTTGCTTTCGCCCCGCTTCTTTTTGCGCTGCCTACGTTGTACAATGCCTTCTGAACTGGAGGAAGATAGAATGCTGGTGTCGGTCATATTGATCGTGTTCAGAATGCCATAAGACGCATCCATGTTGTCACAGTCAGAGATTGTCATGCTCAGCTCTAATAGATTcgtatcgttatttattagataagaATTACGAGGATCTACGTTCTTCTTAAAGCTATAAGCAGGACTGTCGCTGTAGTAGGGGCTTCTCTTACTGAAATCTTTTACGCCATTATCAATTTTGTTCGTTTTATCCAATTTTGTCTCACCCAGACTCTTGTTGTAGAATTCGTAGTCTTTAAGAGTTTCTAAACTAGagcaatttatttcattgtcaTCCAGCTTTCGCGTTACATTCTGATTAactatatcattttttgtCATCATAGCAGCTTGAAATTTAGTAATCGCCGGTGATTGTGTCGGCGTTTTACCGTCCTCGCTTGAATCACTAGATCCAAAATTCTTATTGTCCTCCATGCGATTGTTGATAATCGTCTTGTACCTATTATTCCGATATTTAGGAATATCATCCATTGGATAATCCTCCTGTTGAAATTCATATATTGTAGTGTATTATTCGACGTTTATGAAGTTTTTTTTCTGCACAATTTTGACTCAAT
The nucleotide sequence above comes from Temnothorax longispinosus isolate EJ_2023e chromosome 4, Tlon_JGU_v1, whole genome shotgun sequence. Encoded proteins:
- the Prd1 gene encoding uncharacterized protein Prd1 isoform X2, producing MPQRPMSVNPSGTVLSLHLRSSSVSSSLASPGDSGVAFDSDMDIANETDGSSYKEEDYPMDDIPKYRNNRYKTIINNRMEDNKNFGSSDSSEDGKTPTQSPAITKFQAAMMTKNDIVNQNVTRKLDDNEINCSSLETLKDYEFYNKSLGETKLDKTNKIDNGVKDFSKRSPYYSDSPAYSFKKNVDPRNSYLINNDTNLLELSMTISDCDNMDASYGILNTINMTDTSILSSSSSEGIVQRRQRKKKRGESKKRVSFHEDILKTMKLEDDENFADFSMSFLLPSSVLKRDAQKGRYSWCAHGDSPYMQKNMNAGRNVHSDCYSFSSSSSSAFDGDGTDKELSKLCIDMPCQRNCRCNCNLSLSERGAPEGQEDPGKSLRPKMEIELGENEAQEAYIVEKAYGNIVEDPPSKLEMPQSVNPKKYASSNDWSDADSVTSELDERKSNRHLVSPSKKRNMTAILTGESSSKLLAPPLRQAPSKTSLLSRFLKSITERKFEVKKNKKSPKTNTLYIKGIKMSYDSFKDFNDNLDKEIQENVAAEKQEFSGEKVSLKLRELFKRHIYRDKTEELYKVYKVRSSYMTNGESKPMIALLTDKTLYLTSSKIDHSYSNQFVIPYNELDVIMIGPNAQSILISNADCEMQYLFSTGSSQTTSELIGHLEMAMRRSPTKPKLPAVKELNYEDMHILRNSILTDTAVHPDEKIEHYSLIYMEDEHISPPSTPCGPMKEGDLMFRPHTYQHLHPNAPTNPWEAGYFVLKGGVVYMFTDSNQRLPKRAIPLKGGLCQGCRRIPNSHRPHTFEILLKPNKSYQFAAPDEYVASEWLQSFVQSASGLFDSTEKREPLPCTLVTTTKHLVAMKEVHPGTQRGQTLSCASIKDLAAFRVPLVQQSWCILEFACREVHESSGDWVIYFTNYIELCAFKEVLETLWTDANLGEFPIATLPPEDKLQRRCSDASRDLEHAWRYLLPPALE
- the Prd1 gene encoding pleckstrin homology domain-containing family M member 2 isoform X1 — its product is MRAYGDGTDGSDGTSADGSATPPPCDDTSERVVGAAAAAAAAWSGPSGLLRRTLGTVLRGVYEPLARHRHRAECHVSARGGEMPSGCEDMDLCTDKVLSKGRILQELTKAVKLVYAQSLYGTVVLDGDSWLVYWLDRALRHGLRVERHGYWGTARELSHQDTVVVIHALQSVLTSIGKGRAWLYHTLSEGSFESYLACLLRDTKTLKKQYFPHALVRDADKTNQLVNLLAGLENVSFTLQLDVTYLDICNYMPQRPMSVNPSGTVLSLHLRSSSVSSSLASPGDSGVAFDSDMDIANETDGSSYKEEDYPMDDIPKYRNNRYKTIINNRMEDNKNFGSSDSSEDGKTPTQSPAITKFQAAMMTKNDIVNQNVTRKLDDNEINCSSLETLKDYEFYNKSLGETKLDKTNKIDNGVKDFSKRSPYYSDSPAYSFKKNVDPRNSYLINNDTNLLELSMTISDCDNMDASYGILNTINMTDTSILSSSSSEGIVQRRQRKKKRGESKKRVSFHEDILKTMKLEDDENFADFSMSFLLPSSVLKRDAQKGRYSWCAHGDSPYMQKNMNAGRNVHSDCYSFSSSSSSAFDGDGTDKELSKLCIDMPCQRNCRCNCNLSLSERGAPEGQEDPGKSLRPKMEIELGENEAQEAYIVEKAYGNIVEDPPSKLEMPQSVNPKKYASSNDWSDADSVTSELDERKSNRHLVSPSKKRNMTAILTGESSSKLLAPPLRQAPSKTSLLSRFLKSITERKFEVKKNKKSPKTNTLYIKGIKMSYDSFKDFNDNLDKEIQENVAAEKQEFSGEKVSLKLRELFKRHIYRDKTEELYKVYKVRSSYMTNGESKPMIALLTDKTLYLTSSKIDHSYSNQFVIPYNELDVIMIGPNAQSILISNADCEMQYLFSTGSSQTTSELIGHLEMAMRRSPTKPKLPAVKELNYEDMHILRNSILTDTAVHPDEKIEHYSLIYMEDEHISPPSTPCGPMKEGDLMFRPHTYQHLHPNAPTNPWEAGYFVLKGGVVYMFTDSNQRLPKRAIPLKGGLCQGCRRIPNSHRPHTFEILLKPNKSYQFAAPDEYVASEWLQSFVQSASGLFDSTEKREPLPCTLVTTTKHLVAMKEVHPGTQRGQTLSCASIKDLAAFRVPLVQQSWCILEFACREVHESSGDWVIYFTNYIELCAFKEVLETLWTDANLGEFPIATLPPEDKLQRRCSDASRDLEHAWRYLLPPALE